In Bacillus sp. FJAT-45037, the following are encoded in one genomic region:
- a CDS encoding peptidase U32 family protein — protein sequence MQNIAERTKEGKRIIVKKPELLSPAGSLDKLKIAVHYGADAVYIGGREFGLRSSADNFSIDEMREGVQFASKYGAKVYVTTNIYAHNENMDGLDEYLRDLQDVGVTGIIVADPLIIETCKRVAPKVEVHLSTQQSLSNWLSVKYWKEEGLHRVVLAREVSLEEMLEMKKNVDIEIETFVHGAMCISYSGRCVLSNHMTARDSNRGGCCQSCRWDYDLYETNESGEKALFNPDDAAYTMSPKDLNLVQAIPKLIEAGIDSLKVEGRMKSIHYVATVTSVYRKVIDAYCADPENFVIDKAWLDELEKCANRDFAPQFFEGEPTFKEQMYGRHGKLTKFDFAGLVLDYDADTSIVTLQQRNHFKPGDEIEFFGPEIDNFVQKVDKIWNEDGEELDAARHPLEIVRIKVDKPVYRQNMMRKEVR from the coding sequence ATGCAAAACATTGCAGAACGGACGAAAGAAGGCAAGCGTATTATTGTAAAGAAGCCTGAACTTCTTTCTCCTGCTGGTAGTTTAGATAAACTTAAAATCGCTGTTCATTACGGGGCAGATGCTGTCTATATTGGTGGTCGTGAATTTGGCTTACGTTCGAGTGCAGATAACTTCTCGATTGATGAAATGCGTGAAGGGGTTCAATTTGCTAGTAAGTACGGTGCGAAGGTGTATGTAACAACAAACATCTATGCTCACAACGAGAACATGGATGGACTAGATGAATACTTACGTGATCTTCAAGATGTCGGCGTGACAGGGATTATCGTTGCCGATCCGTTAATCATTGAAACGTGCAAACGAGTGGCACCGAAAGTTGAGGTTCATTTAAGTACGCAACAATCTTTATCCAACTGGCTTTCTGTGAAGTATTGGAAAGAAGAAGGGCTACATCGTGTCGTTTTAGCACGTGAAGTTAGTCTTGAAGAGATGCTTGAGATGAAGAAGAATGTAGATATCGAGATTGAAACATTCGTACATGGCGCGATGTGTATTTCTTACTCAGGTCGTTGTGTGTTAAGTAACCACATGACAGCACGTGACTCCAACCGTGGTGGCTGTTGTCAGTCTTGTCGCTGGGACTATGATTTATATGAAACAAATGAAAGTGGCGAGAAGGCACTATTTAATCCTGATGATGCAGCGTACACGATGAGCCCGAAAGATTTAAATCTTGTTCAGGCGATTCCTAAGCTTATTGAGGCAGGAATTGATAGCTTAAAAGTAGAAGGACGTATGAAGTCGATTCACTATGTAGCAACGGTTACAAGTGTGTATCGTAAAGTGATTGATGCGTATTGTGCGGACCCTGAGAACTTTGTGATCGATAAAGCATGGTTAGATGAACTGGAGAAATGCGCGAACCGCGATTTCGCTCCACAGTTTTTTGAAGGCGAACCAACGTTTAAAGAGCAAATGTACGGAAGACACGGCAAGCTTACAAAGTTTGACTTTGCAGGTCTTGTGCTTGATTATGATGCAGATACAAGCATCGTAACTTTGCAACAGCGAAACCATTTCAAGCCTGGTGATGAGATTGAATTTTTTGGTCCAGAGATTGATAACTTTGTCCAAAAAGTAGATAAAATATGGAATGAAGACGGAGAAGAGCTTGATGCAGCGAGACATCCATTAGAGATTGTTCGAATCAAAGTAGACAAGCCCGTTTATCGACAGAATATGATGCGTAAAGAGGTAAGATAA
- the udk gene encoding uridine kinase, whose product MLKKPIIIGVAGGTGSGKTTVAKEIFQQFNEQSIVLIEQDAYYKDQSHLAYEDRLQTNYDHPFAFDNDLLLEHLQMLSRGEGINKPIYDYKQHTRASDVIEIDPKDVIIVEGILILEDKRLRDMMDIKLFVDTDADLRIIRRLVRDIQERGRSIESVIDQYTTVVRPMHLQFIEPTKRYADVIVPEGGQNRVAIDLMVTKIRAIIEEKVIL is encoded by the coding sequence ATGCTAAAAAAACCGATCATAATAGGTGTGGCGGGTGGAACGGGTTCTGGTAAAACCACTGTCGCAAAAGAAATTTTCCAACAGTTTAATGAGCAATCAATTGTTCTTATTGAACAAGATGCGTATTACAAAGATCAAAGTCACTTAGCGTATGAAGATCGTCTTCAAACAAATTACGATCATCCCTTTGCTTTTGACAATGATCTGTTATTAGAGCACTTACAAATGCTTTCTCGTGGGGAAGGCATCAATAAGCCGATCTATGACTACAAGCAGCATACACGCGCATCTGACGTGATCGAGATTGACCCTAAAGATGTCATCATTGTCGAAGGCATTCTCATTTTAGAAGATAAGCGTCTTCGTGATATGATGGACATTAAGCTATTTGTCGATACCGACGCTGACCTTCGCATCATTCGTCGCTTAGTTCGTGACATTCAAGAGCGTGGTCGTTCGATTGAATCAGTTATTGATCAATACACGACAGTTGTTCGTCCAATGCACCTTCAATTTATCGAACCGACGAAGCGTTATGCAGATGTTATTGTCCCTGAAGGTGGGCAGAATCGTGTCGCAATTGATCTAATGGTGACAAAAATACGCGCAATTATTGAAGAAAAAGTCATTTTGTAA
- the greA gene encoding transcription elongation factor GreA, with protein MAEEKKHYMTEDGKRKLEDELEFLKTERRKEVVERIKIARSFGDLSENSEYDSAKEEQAFVEGRIAQLEKMIRSAVMIEEEVSSSNIVSLGKRVKFIELPDGDEEEYTIVGSAESDPAEGKISNDSPMAQSLLGRSINDQVTVNTPSGEMKLKITGIN; from the coding sequence ATGGCAGAAGAAAAAAAGCATTATATGACTGAAGATGGTAAACGTAAACTAGAGGATGAATTAGAATTCCTAAAAACCGAGCGACGTAAAGAGGTCGTTGAGCGTATAAAAATCGCACGTAGCTTCGGAGATCTTTCAGAGAACTCTGAGTACGATTCGGCAAAAGAAGAGCAAGCTTTCGTTGAAGGACGTATTGCACAACTAGAGAAAATGATTCGTAGCGCAGTCATGATTGAAGAGGAAGTAAGTTCTTCTAACATTGTTTCTTTAGGGAAACGCGTAAAATTCATCGAGCTTCCTGATGGAGATGAAGAAGAATACACAATTGTTGGTAGTGCAGAATCTGATCCTGCTGAAGGCAAGATCTCAAACGACTCACCAATGGCTCAAAGCCTGCTCGGTCGTTCAATTAATGATCAAGTAACAGTAAACACACCATCGGGTGAAATGAAACTTAAGATTACAGGTATTAACTAA
- a CDS encoding GntR family transcriptional regulator produces MWIHLDSDHDDPLYQQVKRQIIEQIVSGELITNKELPSIRKLAMDARTSVITIKRAYTELEQEGFIYTRKGIGSFVKESGEGDRKEMVKAHIVAQLEDIWKEGIDKGLSADDLKQIYHQFKKGNMR; encoded by the coding sequence TTGTGGATACATTTGGATTCAGATCACGACGATCCCCTTTATCAACAAGTGAAACGGCAAATCATCGAACAGATTGTATCTGGAGAACTAATAACAAATAAAGAGCTACCCTCAATCCGTAAATTAGCGATGGACGCCCGAACGAGTGTCATTACAATCAAACGGGCGTACACCGAGCTTGAACAAGAAGGCTTTATTTACACACGAAAAGGAATAGGTTCCTTTGTGAAAGAAAGTGGTGAAGGTGATAGAAAAGAAATGGTAAAAGCGCACATAGTCGCACAGCTAGAAGACATATGGAAAGAAGGTATAGATAAGGGGTTGTCAGCTGACGATCTAAAGCAAATCTATCATCAATTTAAAAAGGGGAATATGCGATGA
- a CDS encoding ATP-binding cassette domain-containing protein: MSDVALQTNQLTKNYTDFTLGPLNISIPKGYITGFIGKNGAGKTTLFKEISAHFPKSDYVTYHELVKNVMYVSEKEQMYADFKVRDALELVASLYPEWDEMKQTSLLKKWSINEDTRIEQLSKGMAMKLNMIYALCSQPDVLLLDEPTSGLDPVARLQLLKECQEFMLNDERTVCMSSHISADLEDIADYLVFLKDGEIYLHGEKEQLKEDFKYFQAPPTTIFNHADVIGYVKSATGYTGVVMSHEQDNIEGALFRRPTLDEILYYVVEGGGIDEDINQT; encoded by the coding sequence ATGAGCGATGTAGCATTACAAACAAATCAACTTACTAAGAACTATACAGACTTTACATTAGGACCTCTTAATATTTCGATTCCTAAAGGCTATATCACTGGATTTATCGGGAAAAATGGAGCTGGCAAAACGACATTGTTTAAAGAAATCTCAGCTCATTTTCCGAAGAGTGATTACGTAACTTATCACGAATTAGTAAAAAATGTCATGTATGTCTCAGAGAAAGAACAGATGTATGCAGATTTTAAAGTGAGAGACGCATTAGAACTCGTAGCGTCGCTATATCCTGAGTGGGATGAGATGAAACAGACGAGTTTATTAAAGAAATGGAGCATAAATGAGGACACAAGGATCGAACAACTCTCAAAAGGAATGGCGATGAAGTTAAATATGATTTATGCCTTGTGCTCCCAGCCTGATGTGCTGCTTCTTGATGAACCAACATCAGGACTTGATCCTGTTGCTAGGCTGCAATTATTAAAAGAGTGTCAGGAGTTTATGTTGAATGATGAGAGAACGGTATGTATGTCATCTCATATTTCAGCAGATTTAGAAGACATTGCAGACTATCTCGTGTTTTTAAAAGATGGCGAGATCTATTTACATGGAGAAAAAGAACAGTTAAAGGAAGATTTTAAATACTTTCAAGCGCCTCCAACAACGATATTCAACCATGCAGATGTAATTGGGTATGTGAAGTCAGCGACTGGATACACAGGAGTAGTGATGAGTCACGAACAAGATAACATCGAAGGAGCTTTGTTTAGAAGACCAACCCTTGATGAGATCTTGTATTATGTAGTAGAAGGGGGAGGGATAGATGAAGACATTAATCAAACGTGA
- a CDS encoding ABC-2 transporter permease has translation MKTLIKRDLLATKTLWLSVLIVCILSQVVIYFLVRGASIYELEQIDAIKWFTLFIISYGVITQLYKRESYSGFIERLMESPVSARKIIFSRYGAIFIIHGTLTVSFVTLFYFFVWLNGLPVSYVRLTEGLFITTSLLLFVVVFYTLMSFGYSERVASRCMKLFWIGLFIYFFFGVSFIGNDRFMIHFITYISYFFLCALVLVLIGSYLTIYMIGLKRRNQLDKKPVIFFIGLFLLLIATSGVVVEKYVELRYSPEVDLKSVSINEGVQADLIVERKGIEVDATLVTTVYIPRNVPIHQLHQLRVAFQTEDDLGQHTYTYPPTTTSVKGAGYQIRVFKDMRMTWEEYQALVNGETVEHYQLLLQTEWNYVDTPNVEDALIIDLSSDNWKVLDHH, from the coding sequence ATGAAGACATTAATCAAACGTGATCTGCTAGCCACGAAGACGCTATGGTTATCAGTATTAATCGTGTGTATTCTCTCTCAAGTAGTCATTTATTTCTTAGTGAGGGGAGCCTCCATATACGAATTAGAACAAATCGACGCAATCAAGTGGTTTACATTATTTATTATTTCATACGGAGTGATCACCCAGTTATATAAACGAGAATCTTATTCGGGATTCATTGAACGTCTGATGGAGTCGCCAGTTAGTGCTAGGAAGATCATTTTTTCAAGGTATGGAGCAATTTTTATCATTCATGGTACTTTGACCGTTAGTTTTGTCACATTGTTTTATTTCTTTGTTTGGTTGAATGGCTTGCCTGTTTCTTATGTGCGTTTAACAGAAGGCTTATTCATCACAACGTCCTTGCTTTTATTTGTGGTTGTATTCTATACGCTCATGTCATTTGGCTATAGTGAACGTGTTGCTAGTCGATGCATGAAACTATTCTGGATAGGACTATTTATTTATTTTTTCTTTGGAGTTAGTTTTATAGGAAATGATCGTTTTATGATTCATTTTATAACATATATTAGCTATTTTTTCTTGTGTGCATTGGTTTTAGTATTGATTGGTTCCTATTTAACAATATATATGATCGGTTTAAAGAGAAGAAATCAACTGGATAAGAAGCCAGTTATATTCTTTATAGGTTTGTTCCTCTTACTTATAGCTACTAGTGGAGTAGTGGTAGAAAAGTATGTAGAATTACGGTATAGTCCCGAAGTTGATCTGAAATCTGTTAGCATAAATGAAGGAGTGCAAGCTGATCTCATTGTTGAGCGAAAAGGGATTGAAGTTGATGCGACACTTGTCACAACCGTATATATTCCGCGAAATGTACCGATTCATCAACTTCATCAATTACGAGTAGCCTTTCAAACGGAAGATGACCTAGGCCAGCACACATATACGTATCCCCCTACAACTACTTCAGTAAAAGGGGCCGGTTATCAAATTCGAGTGTTTAAAGACATGAGAATGACCTGGGAAGAATATCAGGCATTAGTGAACGGGGAGACGGTGGAGCATTATCAATTATTGTTGCAAACCGAATGGAACTATGTGGATACACCGAATGTCGAAGATGCACTGATTATTGATCTTTCTTCAGACAATTGGAAAGTATTAGACCATCATTAG
- a CDS encoding YrrS family protein gives MAGTRFDYRKKKRTDTIVNVAIGLVIVLIIIFSALIFLGSNDSEDVALDIGEETEESVETDSEESTVPDPIGDSEPAESDEEGTEDEALTEDEEGTEDDELETVPDGEWEPVGTNQSGEFSHDFTRGGTNWNEMERALRYAAGLGDDMILWRIENNGSTSAIGTVSAPDQQSNPYRIQIDWVDGQGWMPVTKEQLSSNPYR, from the coding sequence ATGGCTGGAACACGGTTTGATTATCGAAAGAAAAAACGCACAGATACAATTGTAAATGTAGCAATTGGATTAGTAATTGTCTTGATTATCATCTTTAGCGCGCTAATCTTCTTAGGCTCAAACGATTCAGAAGATGTCGCTCTAGACATAGGTGAAGAAACGGAAGAGAGTGTAGAGACGGATTCAGAAGAGTCAACAGTGCCGGATCCAATCGGTGACTCAGAGCCAGCAGAATCCGATGAAGAGGGAACGGAAGATGAAGCTTTAACAGAAGATGAAGAAGGCACAGAAGATGACGAGTTAGAGACGGTTCCAGACGGAGAGTGGGAGCCAGTAGGAACAAATCAATCTGGTGAATTCTCACATGACTTTACTCGTGGTGGCACGAACTGGAATGAAATGGAGCGTGCCCTTCGCTATGCAGCAGGACTTGGTGATGACATGATCTTATGGCGTATTGAAAACAACGGTTCAACGTCAGCTATTGGAACTGTCAGTGCCCCAGATCAACAAAGCAACCCTTACCGCATTCAGATTGATTGGGTAGACGGACAGGGATGGATGCCAGTCACGAAAGAACAATTATCAAGCAATCCCTATCGCTAA
- a CDS encoding MFS transporter has translation MLEAKHYKVIEEVEKPGNKEMMNYGLGFFGIILVWTLVGSFLTFYYTDIVGISATVVGTLMLVARLFDGITDISMGTIVDRTKSKHGKARPWIIWMSVPLAISTVLLFSVPDIGTTGKIVYAYATYILLILVYTGISIPYKTLLGLMTQDQQGRSMINVYTGVFTMSSTLLVMILAQPIASAIGGRLGWLVVAVFSGVIIVATSMIAFRSTKERVQSQSESKKDDIPLKLGLKALLTNKYWLIITTYCVVTYTVNALLTGAGLFYAIYVLGSGGLFSLISLALFIPSIICFFFIAKLIKRFGKRNIALTVSLIAVIGPIVKLIDPSNTTIFLTGTMIQGFSLIPVLTLLYAMINDTNEYGEWKNGFRTEGLINSAASFGMKVGTGIGGALIGWLLGFGGYVGAAAVQTELAITMIITLNIYLPLALCLLQVLLMWMYKLDRQYPIILAELKQRKA, from the coding sequence ATGTTAGAGGCGAAGCACTATAAAGTGATTGAAGAGGTGGAAAAACCAGGTAATAAAGAAATGATGAATTATGGTCTTGGTTTCTTCGGTATTATTTTAGTTTGGACGTTAGTCGGTTCTTTTTTAACTTTTTATTATACAGATATTGTAGGGATTTCTGCTACTGTTGTTGGAACATTAATGCTTGTGGCAAGATTGTTTGATGGAATTACTGATATTAGTATGGGGACGATTGTCGACAGGACAAAGTCTAAGCATGGCAAGGCTCGACCGTGGATCATTTGGATGTCGGTTCCTCTAGCAATTTCAACGGTCCTCTTATTCTCTGTGCCAGATATTGGTACAACTGGGAAGATTGTTTACGCTTATGCCACGTACATCTTATTGATTTTAGTGTACACGGGGATCTCAATTCCTTATAAAACGTTACTTGGTTTGATGACACAAGATCAACAAGGTCGTTCGATGATCAATGTGTATACGGGTGTATTCACCATGTCTAGTACCCTTCTTGTGATGATCTTAGCACAACCCATCGCTTCTGCTATTGGTGGAAGGCTCGGCTGGTTGGTCGTTGCGGTCTTTAGTGGGGTGATTATTGTGGCTACTAGTATGATTGCTTTTCGTTCGACGAAAGAGCGCGTTCAGTCACAAAGCGAATCCAAAAAAGATGATATTCCGTTGAAACTTGGGCTAAAGGCCTTGCTGACAAATAAATACTGGCTTATCATCACCACGTATTGTGTGGTTACGTACACAGTGAATGCATTATTAACAGGAGCCGGTCTTTTTTATGCAATCTATGTGTTAGGTAGTGGAGGGTTATTTTCGTTAATTAGCTTGGCTCTTTTTATTCCAAGTATCATCTGTTTTTTCTTTATTGCTAAATTGATCAAGAGATTTGGTAAACGAAACATTGCACTTACCGTATCGCTAATCGCTGTCATTGGTCCGATTGTGAAGTTGATTGACCCAAGCAATACTACAATCTTCTTAACCGGCACGATGATTCAAGGATTTAGTCTAATCCCAGTCTTGACGCTCCTTTATGCGATGATTAACGACACCAATGAATATGGAGAATGGAAGAACGGCTTCAGAACAGAAGGATTAATAAATAGTGCAGCGAGCTTTGGCATGAAAGTTGGAACGGGAATTGGTGGCGCCTTGATTGGATGGCTACTTGGCTTTGGAGGATATGTCGGCGCGGCCGCTGTACAAACGGAGTTGGCGATAACGATGATTATTACGCTCAATATCTACTTGCCACTTGCTTTATGTTTACTACAAGTATTATTAATGTGGATGTATAAGCTCGATCGTCAGTACCCAATTATTTTGGCAGAACTTAAACAACGAAAAGCTTAA
- a CDS encoding DEAD/DEAH box helicase, giving the protein MNLLSDFSIRQLASSYAVYQRGMDYYLRGAVKDIQYDTLIESYYADVLGGELYDVEVYVTDAGEIEYGCDCRASFEYPGACKHVIATLLEMESRHIELRPNVVERMSESTLLTQMKSIQRWKQPVLQKKSLLNVEFELSIELGSWSFSHYVHKFLLSMRVGENRLYVVKDMYAFLQAIKESQSFVFTNNFSYHPDHHQFEKNDEAIFDIIYKLLAVEELNTRHTYGHKKTKRHLTVPNVYLHQLIDLLATQDTKLITGSSHLQKKDLVVEPFEKGTELFQFAIVQERDMVLLHSDLTPGVILADDDLRCVIKEDTIYKLTDEQAKTLDIIGSQYEKDEPMDFIPMEQLESFCSEVLPVLPQYGVVTIEDKLQEKIDRKPLQASLKIDYENEELTVHVTFRYGQIVRNPFAENQSAPDQLIIVRDVEKEQRILQTLYVHDYEIRDDKLVLDRMDEILDFLYEELQSLKPYADIFLTSEAKRLLFQPASTPSVSVDVEGESNWLDVNFSIEGISDKEIVDVLRALYSKKKYHRLSSGAFIPLEEDQYQSVSKVVQSLGASVKEFKKSMNVPLHKAFALDEGQAGLKFSKKLHQLMKNVQTPEFSDWTIPSGLDATLRNYQEVGFKWMHTLAKAGLGGILADDMGLGKTLQTITHLQAEHESTTKGTSLVVAPASVIYNWEKELKRFAPHLEVAVIAGARADRDQTRIEASQADVWITSYPLMQRDYEAYEGMVFETLILDEAQAIKNEQAKTTKAIRTVEAKSRFALSGTPIENRLDELFSMVQTILPGLFGTKKQFRERSHEELAKRIRPFLLRRMKKEVLTELPDKMESVQYTDLLPEQKKYYLAQVKQLKEDVDQAIHADQFQKKRIEILAGLTKLRQLCCHPRLVLDDENVESGKLTRLLEYVEEGLSSGQRMVIFSQFTSMLAIMKDEFISRGWDFFYLDGQTAAKDRLSLADQFNSGEKSLFLVSLKAGGTGLNLTGGDTVILYDTWWNPAIEEQAADRVYRFGQTKNVQVIKLIANGTIEEKILALHEKKKALVDAVIQPGEQQISSLSVEEIKELLAF; this is encoded by the coding sequence TTGAATTTACTTTCCGACTTTAGCATTAGACAATTAGCTTCAAGCTACGCTGTGTATCAACGTGGCATGGATTACTATCTTAGAGGTGCTGTTAAAGATATACAGTATGACACGTTAATAGAGAGCTATTATGCAGATGTACTAGGCGGTGAATTATACGATGTCGAAGTCTACGTAACTGATGCAGGAGAAATAGAATACGGATGTGATTGTCGAGCCTCTTTTGAGTATCCTGGAGCTTGTAAGCATGTCATTGCTACCCTGCTTGAAATGGAAAGTCGCCACATTGAACTGAGACCAAATGTAGTTGAAAGAATGAGTGAGAGTACGCTATTGACTCAAATGAAATCGATTCAGCGTTGGAAGCAGCCAGTGTTGCAAAAAAAGAGTCTACTAAATGTTGAGTTTGAATTAAGTATTGAATTAGGTTCGTGGTCATTTAGCCACTATGTACATAAGTTTTTACTCAGTATGCGAGTGGGCGAGAATCGTTTATATGTGGTCAAGGACATGTATGCTTTCTTACAAGCGATAAAAGAGAGTCAGTCGTTTGTGTTTACGAATAATTTCTCTTATCACCCAGATCATCATCAGTTTGAAAAAAATGATGAGGCGATCTTTGATATAATTTATAAACTTCTTGCTGTGGAAGAGTTGAATACAAGACATACATACGGCCATAAAAAAACAAAGCGTCATTTAACCGTCCCGAATGTTTACCTGCATCAATTGATTGACCTTTTAGCTACTCAAGATACAAAATTAATAACAGGTAGTTCTCATCTGCAGAAAAAAGATTTAGTCGTTGAGCCATTTGAAAAAGGAACCGAGTTGTTTCAATTTGCGATTGTACAAGAGCGTGACATGGTTCTGCTTCATAGTGATTTAACGCCTGGAGTGATACTTGCCGATGACGATCTCCGTTGCGTCATTAAAGAAGATACGATTTATAAATTAACTGATGAACAAGCGAAGACATTAGATATTATCGGTAGTCAATATGAAAAAGATGAGCCGATGGATTTTATCCCGATGGAGCAACTTGAATCGTTTTGTTCTGAGGTGTTACCGGTGTTGCCGCAATATGGTGTCGTGACGATTGAGGACAAGCTTCAAGAAAAGATTGATCGTAAACCACTTCAAGCATCACTAAAAATCGATTATGAAAATGAAGAACTGACTGTTCATGTAACGTTTAGATACGGACAAATCGTGAGAAATCCATTTGCAGAAAATCAATCAGCTCCAGATCAGCTCATTATTGTACGCGATGTGGAAAAAGAACAACGAATCCTGCAAACGTTGTATGTGCATGACTATGAAATTCGTGACGACAAACTCGTGTTGGATCGGATGGATGAAATTCTCGATTTTTTATATGAAGAACTACAAAGCTTAAAGCCCTATGCAGATATCTTTTTAACAAGTGAAGCGAAGCGTTTACTATTTCAACCAGCATCAACGCCGTCTGTTTCGGTTGATGTTGAAGGAGAGTCGAACTGGCTAGACGTTAATTTTTCGATTGAAGGCATCTCTGATAAGGAGATTGTCGACGTCCTTCGCGCACTCTATTCTAAGAAAAAGTACCACCGCTTATCTAGTGGAGCCTTTATTCCACTTGAAGAAGACCAGTACCAATCCGTGTCGAAAGTTGTTCAATCATTAGGCGCATCAGTAAAAGAATTTAAGAAATCAATGAATGTCCCCCTTCATAAAGCCTTCGCTCTAGATGAAGGTCAAGCAGGGTTGAAATTTTCTAAGAAATTGCATCAATTAATGAAGAATGTTCAGACGCCTGAATTCAGTGACTGGACGATACCTAGTGGGTTAGATGCGACTTTAAGAAATTATCAAGAAGTAGGCTTTAAATGGATGCACACGTTGGCTAAAGCGGGGCTAGGAGGAATTTTGGCTGATGATATGGGGCTCGGGAAAACACTACAAACAATCACCCATCTCCAAGCTGAGCATGAATCAACGACAAAAGGCACGTCACTTGTCGTCGCGCCCGCTTCTGTTATTTATAACTGGGAAAAAGAATTAAAACGATTTGCGCCACATTTAGAAGTAGCTGTCATTGCAGGTGCAAGAGCAGACCGTGACCAGACACGTATAGAAGCCAGTCAAGCCGATGTATGGATTACTTCATATCCTCTCATGCAACGGGATTATGAAGCGTATGAAGGCATGGTGTTTGAAACATTGATTCTAGACGAGGCACAAGCGATAAAGAATGAACAAGCGAAAACGACGAAAGCCATTCGAACAGTCGAAGCAAAAAGTCGTTTTGCCCTTAGTGGTACACCGATTGAAAACCGTCTCGATGAACTGTTTTCGATGGTACAAACGATTTTACCTGGATTATTTGGAACGAAGAAACAATTCAGAGAACGTTCTCATGAAGAGCTCGCTAAACGAATTCGTCCGTTTTTGTTACGACGCATGAAAAAAGAAGTATTAACAGAGCTTCCAGATAAAATGGAGTCTGTTCAATATACTGATCTACTTCCAGAACAGAAAAAGTACTATTTGGCTCAAGTGAAACAATTAAAAGAAGATGTGGATCAAGCGATTCATGCTGATCAATTCCAGAAGAAACGAATTGAAATTTTAGCAGGATTAACGAAGCTTAGGCAACTATGCTGCCATCCAAGGCTCGTGCTAGATGATGAAAACGTTGAGTCAGGAAAATTGACGAGGCTCTTAGAGTACGTGGAAGAAGGCTTGAGTTCAGGCCAAAGAATGGTCATCTTCTCGCAATTTACTTCCATGCTTGCGATTATGAAAGATGAATTTATTAGTCGTGGCTGGGATTTCTTCTACCTAGATGGTCAAACGGCAGCGAAAGATCGTCTCAGCCTTGCTGACCAGTTTAACAGTGGAGAAAAGAGCTTGTTCCTTGTCTCGTTAAAAGCAGGAGGAACCGGGTTAAATTTAACAGGTGGGGATACAGTTATCTTATATGATACGTGGTGGAATCCTGCGATTGAAGAACAAGCAGCAGACCGCGTTTATCGATTTGGTCAAACGAAAAATGTCCAAGTGATTAAGTTGATCGCTAATGGCACGATCGAAGAAAAAATCTTAGCCCTACACGAGAAGAAAAAAGCCCTTGTTGATGCGGTCATTCAACCAGGAGAACAACAAATTTCTTCGTTATCCGTCGAGGAGATCAAAGAATTGCTTGCGTTTTAA
- a CDS encoding transposase, translating into MNVLIGAGIVLVPIFMVVIDRFWSVSRLTFHSLAFGSLIVFGYISATAIYAILRDHEVFMTSIHGIFLEPLFLISGAYIGWYALFVVLRHTIIAYEAWKKSN; encoded by the coding sequence ATGAATGTGTTGATAGGGGCAGGGATTGTACTTGTGCCCATTTTTATGGTTGTCATCGATCGATTTTGGTCTGTGAGTCGTCTTACGTTTCACAGTCTCGCTTTTGGGTCACTTATCGTCTTCGGATATATATCAGCAACTGCTATCTATGCGATTTTACGAGATCATGAAGTGTTTATGACGAGCATTCATGGGATTTTCTTAGAACCGCTATTCTTGATATCGGGAGCATACATTGGCTGGTATGCATTGTTTGTCGTTTTACGTCATACAATTATTGCATATGAGGCGTGGAAGAAGAGCAACTGA